One Anaerolineae bacterium genomic window carries:
- a CDS encoding LuxR C-terminal-related transcriptional regulator: MSADCPLSERELEVLRLVATGATNQQIARALIISPNTVKVHLRNIFEKLQVASRTEATMLAVQAGWLTLDGIRPAVEARPTPAVEPEELRLESAPTPMLRPSPRLELWQRVYLILVISVTVLAIFWPLARSANSRIELGPFSDVGRPALGPAPWADVSRWTVLAPLPQPRARLALASYKGRLYAIGGEGTEGVSGAVYVFDPVANAWSPRARKPTPVSNFGVAVLGDVLYAVGGCTADGGVTDVVEMYDPAQDIWRAAKPMLAPRCAHAVAALGDRLYVFGGWDGSRYVADVFIYDRATDAWERGASMPVARGFLGAAALRDHIYVVGGFDGRREYALAHRYNPAAEAQGALAWEALPPMMRARGGLGVAAEGNAIYAIGGGWRGDLEYNERFDLLSSTWSRVESPFKVQWRNAGVATLDTRVYVVGGWSGDYLNAVAAYQASFRAFLPLGGINTAP, translated from the coding sequence ATGTCCGCTGATTGCCCCTTAAGCGAGCGTGAGCTGGAGGTGTTGCGTCTAGTGGCGACGGGAGCCACCAACCAGCAGATCGCGCGCGCGCTGATCATCAGCCCGAACACGGTCAAGGTCCATCTTCGCAACATCTTCGAAAAGCTTCAAGTCGCCTCGCGCACGGAGGCGACCATGTTGGCCGTGCAGGCTGGGTGGCTGACCCTTGATGGGATAAGGCCAGCCGTTGAGGCGAGGCCCACGCCGGCAGTGGAGCCTGAGGAGCTTAGGCTGGAATCGGCGCCCACGCCGATGCTGCGGCCATCGCCGCGCCTGGAGCTTTGGCAGCGCGTGTATCTGATCCTGGTGATCTCAGTCACCGTGTTAGCGATCTTCTGGCCTCTAGCCAGATCTGCTAATTCCAGGATAGAGCTAGGGCCTTTCAGCGATGTAGGGCGGCCGGCGTTGGGGCCGGCGCCCTGGGCCGATGTGTCGCGCTGGACGGTACTGGCTCCGTTGCCGCAGCCGCGCGCGCGGCTGGCGCTGGCCTCGTATAAGGGCCGGCTATATGCCATTGGTGGCGAGGGGACAGAGGGCGTTTCCGGCGCCGTGTATGTGTTCGATCCGGTCGCTAACGCGTGGTCCCCTCGCGCGCGCAAGCCGACGCCGGTGAGTAATTTCGGCGTGGCCGTCCTTGGCGATGTCCTGTACGCTGTGGGAGGGTGTACAGCCGATGGAGGCGTTACCGATGTCGTGGAGATGTACGACCCAGCGCAAGACATCTGGAGGGCGGCGAAGCCGATGCTGGCGCCGCGCTGCGCGCATGCCGTCGCCGCCCTGGGTGATCGCCTATATGTGTTTGGGGGATGGGATGGCAGCCGTTATGTCGCCGATGTGTTCATCTATGATCGGGCAACCGACGCATGGGAGCGAGGCGCGTCGATGCCGGTCGCTCGTGGCTTCTTAGGGGCGGCGGCTCTGAGAGATCATATCTACGTCGTGGGTGGGTTTGATGGACGTCGGGAGTACGCGCTGGCCCACCGCTACAATCCGGCCGCTGAGGCACAAGGAGCACTGGCTTGGGAAGCCTTGCCGCCGATGATGCGAGCGCGAGGTGGCCTGGGGGTGGCCGCTGAAGGGAATGCTATCTACGCAATCGGGGGCGGTTGGCGAGGGGATTTGGAGTACAACGAACGTTTTGACCTGTTAAGCAGCACCTGGTCCCGCGTGGAGTCACCGTTCAAGGTGCAGTGGCGCAACGCAGGCGTGGCAACCCTCGACACTCGAGTGTATGTGGTGGGTGGCTGGAGCGGTGATTACTTGAACGCCGTGGCTGCTTATCAGGCCTCGTTCCGGGCCTTCCTGCCGCTGGGTGGCATAAATACTGCTCCGTGA